ATAAAATCGCTAAAAAACAGTAGCGAAGACGTAAATAAATATATTAATAATATAGAAGATGAAGTAAAAAATACTAAAAATATTTATAATACAGGAAATGTACTATTAGATATTATCTTGTATGAAAAAAGTAAATTATGCATGGAGAATAATATAGATTTTAATGCTGGTATAAATTTTAGTAAATGTGAATTTATAGAAATGATTGATGTAAGTTGTATATTTTCAAATTTAATAGATAATGCAATTGAAGCATGCAATAGAATTGATGACAATAATATAGAAAAATATATAACTATAAAAAGCACTTTTATAAAAGGGTATTATATAATCAGATATGAAAACAGCAAAATAAATAAGGTAATAATTAAAAATAATAAGATTTTTACTTCTAAAAAAGATAAATTCCTTCATGGAATAGGTATTGACAGCATAAAATCTTCAATAAAAAAATACAATGGAGAATTAAAAATTAAGGATAGTGAGTATAAATTTATAGTTACTGCTCATATACCAGTTGAATAAAAATTTAATAGCTTGATTTATTTAAAAAGCTTATAAGTTAGGATTTCATATGCTAGTTGGCGGTGAAAAAATACCACTTGTCGGTCTTATCTTGAATTAAAATTTTAGAAATGTTACCTTTACAAAAAAGGTAGCATTTTTTTATACAAGGATTTAATACAAGAAGAAGGAGGTAAAATTTTGACTACATTTAAACTAGCAATTTCTTATATGAAAAGACAAAAAGGGAAAACAATAGCACTATTATCATGTATAGCTCTTGCTGTAATGCTTATTTTTTCTATGATTGTGATTAGGGATTCTGGATATGATTCTCAAATAAGAGAGGCGAAGGATTTACATGGTGATTATCACATATGGTTTGAGGGGCTTGAAAAGGACAAAACACAAGACCTTACAAATGAAGAAGTTATATCAAAGTCAAACACTTCAAAAGAGTTATGCGAAGTCGTAGATAAAGAAAGTGGTGTTAAGCTTTATTTAAATTCATTTGACAAAGGTTTTATAAATTCTTTGGGATATAAAATAGATGGAAGAGAGCCTATAAAAGATGGAGAAATAGTAATAGAAAAAGAAGCTGCAAGACAAATGGAGATATCTAACCCATTAAACAAAAATATAGATTTGATGCTTTTAAATAAGTATATTGATGACAATGAAATTAACCATATGGATAGTGCAAATAAAACATTCAAAGTTGTTGGCGTGATAGAAAAACCAGATAAATATTATGATAAATCTAGGTATAGTATTACACTTCGAGCTTTTGTGTATAAAGACTCCAATTTACCAATAAAAATAAAAGATACATATAATGGAACAATTTACCTTAAATCAGAGAAAAATATACCTCAATTTATAACTAAGATGACAAAAAAGATAGATACCAATATCTTCAATCTGCACGAAAATGGTGAGGTTGATTTAGCAAAGAATCAAAGACAAAATTCAAAATTCAGCAAAGAAAATATTATAAATTCAGTGCTTTTAGTTATTGTATCAACTATTGTGATATACAATATTTTTAATATTATTTTTCAGGATATGACTAGTCAAATAGGTCTTATGAAATCTATTGGTATGTCGAATAAGAAAGTAAGAAACATGCTTATTATTATGAGCTTTATTTATATAATTTTAGGGACTCTATTAGGAATAGTATTTGGAATGATTTTTTCATATGCTGGTTTAAGAGTAGTGTATGGATACAGCTCTATGCTAACAATACAAATGTCTAGTATAATATGTTCTTTTGCAGTTTCAATCATATCAGTATTTATTTCTAGCTTTATAGTAATTAAAAAATCCAGCAAAATGTCTATAATTGAGGCTATAAGGTCAAGTGATAAGTATGAAAAAAATCAAAAAACAACAATAAAAAGATAGATGAAAAAAGTAGAAATTTACTTATAAGTATGGCAACTAGAAATTTATGGAGAAATAAACCTAGAACAATATTAACAATATTAGCAATTACATTGGTTGGAATAATGTTTATCTTAAATTTAGGTGCTAAAAGTTTGTTAAAAAAGAATATGGAAGAGGGGATAACAGGTGGTTCATGGTCAATGTCATATGGAAGTGTTGATAAAACTGTTGAGGGAGATTCTAGAGGTTCAGAATCTTTATTTTATAAATTAGACAATAATTTAATACAAAAAGTGAAAGATATGAAAGGCATAAGGTATGTAGAACCACATTTTTATAATCATCGTGGCCATATTTTACTTTCTAAAGATAAGTTATCAAAAGCTTATCAAGATGAATTAGACAGAAAAAATTCCTCCTATCAAGAGGAACATAACAATGAATATCCACTTTTGATAAGAGGATATAGTGATGATATGTTAAAGCAAAGGCAAGAGTTTATTGAAAAAGGGGAAAATATACTAAGTCCTACATCGGGCAAGTACAAGAAAGTCATCTTAGTTAACAATACGAATTCGCAAGTTACACATTCTTTTGATGCAAAGATAATTGATGATGTGAAAATAGGAGATATTGTAGAGATAAAACTACCTGTATATAGAGATAGTATTGAAAAATATGAAAACTTTAAGGTAGAAGTTGGTGCTATCATGAAAGAATCATATGCAGCAGGTCAGGATGGGAATACACAGGCTCAAGGAGCTCAAATAATATTTAGAGAAAATGATTATAAAAAATTAACAGGTCAAAAAGAATATAATAAGCTTTTCGTCACAGCTGAAAAGAGACAATTATATTCTGTAGAAAGAAGATTAGAAGAAATAACTAAGAATTATGGAACTACTGAAATCAATGGAAAAGGAGAAGAACTGAAACTTATTGGAATGCAACAAAGTTCAGAAGAAAGGCTTTCTGTAATATATCAGTTTTTAACTATATTAATACTTGCGGTGAATCTTATTTTCATTATGAGAAGTAATATTATTACAAGAAGAAGAGAGTTGTCGACTTTAAGAGCAATTGGTATGAGTATAAAAAGTATTAAAAAGATTCTAATTATTGAAAGTCAACTATATGGAATGGTAGCGTCCATAATAGGTGCTGTGAGTGCAACAGTTTATCATAATTATGGTCTGGCTAAAACGAACAAAGTTCTTTTAGAAGGTGGATATACTAGGACAATAGAACCCAATATTCCCTTTACTCAAATAATTATACTATTTGCAATTTTTATTGTTATGGGATTTATTTCTATATATGTATCGAAAGATAAGATAGAAAGGACAACAATAACAGAAGGAATTTCACAAAATAATTAAGGCTGTGGAACTATAAGATAAAATGCAATATTATTAATGGGATTTCAATAAGAAGAATGGAGAATAGCATTATGAAGAAATTAATTATAAAAAATATAGAAAAGGTATATGGAAAAGGAGATAATAAAGTATATGCATTAAATGGGATAGATTTAGAAATACAACCTCATAAATTTACAACTATAGTTGGGCAAAGTGGATCAGGCAAAAGTACATTACTTCACTGTATGGCAGGGCTTGATAAACCTACATCTGGAAATGTGCTTATGGATGATTTAGATTTATATACTCTAAATGATGATAAGCTATCAAAGATAAGAAGAGAAACATTTGGATTTATATTTCAAAGCTACAATCTAATACCAGTTATAAATGTTTATGATAATATAATACTTCCTATTTCAATTAGTAGAAGAAAAATAGATAAAGATTATATAGGAAATTTAATAATTAAACTAGGTATAGAATCTCAAGTTAATAAATTTCCTAATGAATTATCTGGAGGTCAGCAACAAAGGGTAGCAATTGCTAGAGCACTTGCAAATAAACCTTCAATAGTATTTGCGGATGAACCTACTGGAAACCTAGATAGTAAGACAACTAATGAAGTTATGAGTCTCCTAAAGTTTTGTGTATATGAGTACAAACAGACATTAGTTATGATAACTCATAATGGAGAAATAGCTAATAGTGCAGATACTATTATAAATATTAGTGATGGGAAAATAGTATAATTCAATATGATATGCTAGAACATTTTAGCGACCTATTACAAAACTCAGATTTTAACAATATAGTTCTTATTAATGAAATAATTTAGATTCATTAGACATGTAAAATAAGATGTGTATTCTCCTACAAATGATGGTAATAAAGAGGTTAAATCTAATTACTATAATTGGAGGTACACATTTTTGATGTACAGTAAAAGTATTTAATTCTGTAAACTTCCTATTTATTGAAAGCATAGTGAATGTTGATAATTAAAATACTAAATATAACAATATGTGAAGAGATTTACATTTTTATATTTCTATTTAATCAAAGACTTATACATATTACTAAATATGATTTAATTATTATAAGAGACTATAAATTTGCAATTTATTGTCAGAATATATTGACAAAATTAAAGTTTGAAATTATAATTTATATCAAGAATAGTTTGACAAAATAAAAACTAGTGACTTTATACTTTAGTAAATTCATTTTTTTTATTGCTAATTTAAGAATAATTTAGGACTACTATAGACACATAGTTTATCATTAATTTAATATGATAGAGAATTGTTATTTCTAGGAATACGATTTCTAAGGTCGATAGATATAGTCTAATTTAAAGGGGGGAGATACTGGCGGATAAAAATTTGTACCTAAAGAAGACTCAAAAGAAAGAGCTAAAATAATGTATCTTTTAACAATATTAATGGATATGTTACTAATTCATATTAGGTATTTTAGGAATAATTTAAGACGTATATAAAATGTAAATTCTATATCTAATATTTAAATAAATATAAGTCTTCGAATATGTATATTAAAACCTAAGATAGTTGTAGTACAATTCTGCATTTATAAAATAATGTAGAAAGTCAGAGATTGAAAAAAGTCTAGTAAATTAATAATTATGGTTAGTATTTAAAAAATAACTCTAGCTATATTTATTTAGGCATTTTAAGAATAATTTAAGATGTATAAAATGTCATCAAAAAATATCAAGCTATACCATATGTAGTTAAGAACAACTACATAATATACATTTTATAATTATTGTTTTATTGATAAAAAATTATTATATTTAGGAGGAAACAACAATGGAAAATTTTTGGAATCCGCTTACTTGCTTTACTGTATGTGTAATGATTTATGCTTTTAGTGAGTTTTTATCTAAGAAAACAAAAGGTGCAATTTCAACATTGTTATTTGTATGTATTATATTTTTATTAGGATTTTGGACAAATATTCTTCCAAAAGACATTACAGGAGCATCAGGTATATTAGCTGCAATGAGTAACTTTGGTATAGCTTTATTAATAACTAACTTAGGAACACTTATAAACCTTGAAGACTTATGCCATGAATGGAAAACAGTTGTAATTGCACTAGTAGGTATTGTAGGTATAGCAGTTGGTTGCTTCACAGTAGGTAGTATGTTATTTGGTAGAGAGTATGCTTTAATAGCAGCACCTCCAATAGCAGGTTCTACTGTTGCTGGTATTATTGTAACAACGGTTGCAGAAGCAGCAAATAGACCAGAACTTGCAGCATTTGTAATTCTAGTATTATCATTTCAAAAATTCTTTGGTATCCCTATAACAACATATTGTATAAATAAAGAATTAAAATTTAAAAGAAATAGGGGAGATTTCTTAAAGGATGAATCAAAAAGTAATTTTAAGCTTCCAAGTATGAGAATTTTTAAGGAGGAAGCAAGTAGAAAATCATCTACTCTAGTATATCTTGCAAAACTTTCATTTGTTGCTATGATTGGTAACTTTGTAGGATTGGCTACTTTAATACCAGGATTTACTCCAGCAAATTATTATTTAAATCCAAATATAGCATGTTTGTTAGTAGGGTTAATTTTTACACGAATAGGATTTCTAGAAAAAGGAATTTTAGATAAGTCTCAATCTAATGGGATTATAATGTTTGGCTGTATGTTAATGCTACCTGGAGGACTTGCTAAGGTAACTCCAACAGCACTATTTGCAATGATTGTTCCAACTATAGGAATACTAGTTATAGGAGCTATATTCATAATACTATTTACTGCAATTGTAGGAAAATTATTGGGATATTCTCCAAGAATGTCAGCAGCGATTGGTGTAACTTGCATGCTTGCTTATCCAGCAACACAGATAATTTCTAATGAAGGTATTGATGCTATGGAAGGTACTGTAGAAGAAAAGCAAAGAGCAACCGATTATTTATTGCCAAAAATGATTATAGGTGGATTTGTTACTGTAACTATTGCTTCAGTGGCATTTGCTAGTATAATAGGTCCACTTATATTTGGTTAATATGAAATAGATTTATGGGGGGTAAAGTTAATGATAGGAAGTATATCTATAAATGAGATAGATGAAAAAAGACTCAAACTTAGTGAATTGAGTAAGAAAATATGGAAAAATCCAGAAAAAGCATTTAAAGAATTCAAAGCATGTGAAAATACAGCAAATCTTCTAAAAAGTGAAGGATTTGATGTAGAAATAGGTGTAGGAGGATTAGCTACAGCTATTAAGGCTAGCTTTGGGTCAGGAAAGCCAGTTATAGGTTTTATGGGAGAGTTTGATGCACTACCTGGTTTAAATCAAAAAGTATCAACAAAACAAGAAGCATTTGAATTGGGAGCTTATGGTCATGGATGTGGACATAATTTATTATGTGCTGCACATGTAGGAGCAGTAATAGGACTTAAAAGAGAGATGATAGAAAATAATTTGAGTGGAACTATAGTATTTTATGCATGCCCAGGAGAAGAACAATTAACAGGTAAAGGATTTATGGCTAGAGGTGGTGCATTTGAAGGTCTAGACTTAGCTATAAATTTCCATCCAAATAAAATTAGTGAAGCTACAGTTGGTATATCAACAGCTGTTAACTCTGTAAAATTTCATTTTAAAGGGAAAACTGCACATGCAGGCTCAGACCCTCAAAATGGAAGAAGTGCTTTAGATGCTGTAGAACTTACTAACGTAGGAGCTAATTATTTGAGAGAGCATGTTACTTCTGATGTAAGAATTCATTACACTATTACAGATGGAGGAGTAGCACCTAACATAGTCCCTGATAAAGCATCAGTATGGTATTATACAAGAGCTTTAAGTAGGGAAGCTGTGGAAAGTACATATGAAAGACTTATAAAAGTAGCAAAAGGAGCTGCAATGATGACTGAAACTGAGGTTGAAGTAGAGTTTTTAGGAGGATGCTACAATACTCTAAACAATCATGTTTTGGCAAAGCTTGTATCAGAATGTATGGATGATATTACACAAGAGCCTTGGACTGAAGAAGAATTGGATTTTGCAGCTGAATTAGATAAACAAAGCCCACAACAATATAAGGATATGATAAGTAAATATAATTTGCCAGAAGGAACTCACCTATATTATGGTGGAGGAAATGTTACAAACTTTAATAGCTATGGTTCTACTGATATTGGAGATGTAATGCATATAGTTCCTACAGCATACTTTTTTACAGGATGTACAAACCTAGGTGCGCCTGGGCATAGTTGGCAGTTTACATCTTGTGCAGGAAGTTCTATTGGAGAAAAAGGTATGATATATGCAGCAAAAATTATGGCTATGTTTGGAGCCAAAATACTGAACAATCCAGAAATAGCTAAAAAGGCAAAAGAAGAATTTTATAAATCTATGAATGGGAAAACATACAAGTGTCCTATTCCAGAGGATGTTCCAACTCCTTAAATACGATATAAATTTTAAAATATACGATTACAATTTTTATACCAGTATTTTTTCCTTATAAAAAGAAAGTAAAATTTTGCTAGCTATTTGCTCATTGCGCAGTAAAATGGTTAGAAAATAATTTTAATAGATGATAAGATAAATTATTAACAAATATCATGAAAGGTATATCTTAAGAACAACTATAAGATATACCTTTTGTGGTACATATACATAACTTTATTTACCATAAATGATAAAAAATTTTTATGAAATGATAAAATGTTTTTATGTATTCTAGATTTTAATAATTGTTTTCTGATATGAATAATTTGTATACCCTCTCAGGTCTACCTTTTGTTGAATTTTGTTTTTCGTATAATATAGTAGCATTTCCTGACTTTAAGAGACTACTTAAAAATCTATTGGCAGTTCTTACTGTTACATTTAAACAAGAAGATAATTCCTTAGGAGTAACCTCATCTCTTTGTAGAATTTCAGTAACAGATATAATTCTTTGAATAGTAAGAGTAGACAACTTAGAAGTTTTAGCAATTGTATTTATGTGTGGAGTTACTTTATTTGAAACAGTAAGCAACTTATCACATAACAAAGGTCCTATTGTCTCATAATTTTCATTAACTAAGAAACTGTAGTTTAAAGGATTTATTTTAGATTCCTTATTAGCACTTATAGCGTTAGACATAGCTTGCTTTATATCATTACCAATTCCATACCCAACACATACTTTAAAATCTATACTATTTTCAATAAATTCTTTTATATAACATATAGTAAAGTCCTTAGTTAATAATTTAATAGTGTCACATTTAGTAAAAATTTTAAAAGAATTGCCACTCTTTTCAATTATAAAATCAGTTAATTTATCTTTTTTTATAGTATTTAATATTTTATAAATTTTATCTACAATATAATCATCATAGTTTGTATCTTTAGCTGTTATATATATTACAGCTGGTTGATTTACCTTCATTCTATGTAGATGAATGTCCTTTATTAATTCATTAAAAGTATTTTTTAATAAGTTTATATCAGGATATATGAAATGGAAATTTACTCCTGCATCTTGTAACATAGGAACAATACTACTAAAACGAGTAGTAGAGAAATCAATTTTACCTTCATTCCATAACTTAACATGTTTTTTTGCAATATTTTTCTCAAGTTCTGCTATATCTGTTAAACTCATTTTAGATGCACTTTCATTAATACTACACATTAAATCTCCAAATGTACCACTTGATAAATAATATGATATATCTTTTGGATTATCTGCCCAGTCCATTAAGTCAAAGTACGCTCTAGAAAAATCTAATGTATTGTATTTAAAAATAAGTTTTAGAAACATATCATAATAACTTTGTAAATCAGTACCAAAATCAACTAAAGGTTTTTTAATAGTACCAGCTTTTTTTGTAATAGCTTCTTTAGGTATAGGACCACTAACTGCAAATCCATCAAATTTATCTTCTATTTCTAGGTATAAATCTCCAACATGAGAAAAATTTTTATAGATATATATTTCAACTTCTGCATTAATATTTAACTTTTTTATAGAGTTCTCCACAAACTTCTTTAAGAATTCAGTTGTTATGATTGCTATTTTCATAAACTACTTCCTTTTCAATTAGTATAGTTATTTTATATTAGATATTACTTTTTCTAGCTATGACAAAACCATATCTCTTTGTACTCTTATATATAATAATATCATGACCAAATATTTATTGTCTAACTAATTATAATCTATTCAAGAGGCAGTGGTAATATAAAAAATATTACAGACTGTTCAACTAGGCTTAGATTTAAACTCAATAGATGGATTCTATAAAGATGGTTTCTGGATAAATGATTTAGATGTAATTAGAGTAGTTAGAAAGAAAAATTCAGTTCAAGTTATATTTTCACTGAGAGTTATTACACAATAACAACAAAAGTTAAAGATGTATTGGGTATAGATTGATGAATATAAAGTCATGCAACTTAAATTAGTTTGCATGGCTTTTTTAGTTGTAAGGGTATTATAGTTGTTTAAAATCTATGGAAAACTTGTACATAATATCCATATATATTAAATAAACTGATGACTTTAAAATAGGACTATTAAATTAAGAAATAAGAAAGTTTAAATATAATAAAACATAATAAAACATAATGAAACATAATTAAAATTGTAAAAAAATATAAAATATTATAGCTAAATAGTATAAAACATAATATAATTACTTTGAAGGGGGTGACAAAATGTGGCAATTTTATAATAATTTAATAGATAAAATACCAGAAAACATAAGAGTAAAAGATTTTGTTATAGGCTCAGAGTTTGCTATGGTAATAACAGATTATGGAGCAGGTATTAGCCATTTATTATATGATAAAAGATTTCCTTTTGAAAACGATATAAAAATAAACATGTCTTTAAAAGATTTGTGTAAGTCAATTAAATCTTGGAATTTTATAGAAGCTAGTTTAGGATCAGCAGCAATAAATTCTTATTATAATCAGAATATTTGCAATAAATCATTAAGTGTAGAGAAAATTAATCATCACTTTATTTCTATGATTGATGATTCATCAAAAAAAATAGCAGTATTAGAGGGAAATCTTCAAAATAAAAATAAAATTAAATTTAGATATGATGTGGATTTTTTCAATAGAAAAATAGAAGAAGGAGATTACAGTATATCAGCATATGGATATTTAGTAGAAAACTATGATAGTACATATTTAGGTGGAGACTTAATTATTAATAAACATTTAATAAAAATAGCCAATGATTCACTTAATAAAGAAAGCATAATTTGTGATATATCAACTCCAATATCTTCAGATTTTAAAAAACTAGGTATAAAAAATATAGGTGGATTTGTTGTAGAGGATATAGACAAGTGTTTTAATTTAGTAAAAATAAGTGCACCTTATGAAAATATTGAAAAGACAGGTAATATGATGAAAATAGTAGGGGTAAAAGGGGATTAAATAAGTGAGTAAGAGTGTAAGAAGTAATAAATTAATTATGCTTTGTTTAGTTATTATATTGATTGTATTGATATTAGTATCATTAGCACTTGGAAAATATCCAGTAGAGCCACATCAAGTATTTGGAATTTTGGTTTCAAAAATATGTAATATAGATAAGTTTTGGACAGATAGCATGGAAACTATATTTTTAAATGTTAGATTACCAAGGATAGTACTTGCATGTTTAGTAGGTGGGGCATTGGCAGCTGCAGGAGCATCATACCAATATATATTTTTAAATCCTATGGCATCACCAGATATACTAGGAGCATCATCAGGAGCAGCATTTGGAGCAGCTTTAGCGTTATTTCTTTATAAAAGTGGTAGAGAAGTTACTGTTAGCGCATTTATTTTTAGTTTAATTACTGTGCTTTTAGTTTATTTGATAAGTGAAAGGACAAAGGGAAATAAAGTGCTAGGTTTAATTTTATCAGGAATTATGGTAAGTTCTTTATTTTCTTCAGGAACATCTTTTATAAAACTTGTAGCAGACCCTAATGACCAGTTGCCTGCAATTACATATTGGCTAATGGGTAGTTTGTCAGGGGCTAAAACAGCTGATATAAAATTTGCAATTATTCCTATGTTAATAGGTATAGTACCTCTAATACTTATTAGCTGGCAAATAAACATATTGACTGTAGGAGAAGATGAGGCAAGAACAATGGGAATAAATACAAAGCGTATAAGATTTATTACTATTGTATGTGCTACCCTTTTAACTTCTGCAAGTGTTGCTGTAAGTGGAATGATAGGTTGGGTTGGCCTTGTAATACCACACTTATCTAGACGCTTAGTTGGAAATAATTTTGTTTACTTATTGCCAACATCAGCCATGTTTGGAGCATCATTTTTGTTATTAGTTGATAATGTATCTAGAAATTTATGGACTAGTGAGATACCTATAGGTATATTAACTTCATTTATTGGGGTACCATTTTTCATATATCTGATTACAAAAAGGGGGGATTAATATGATTTTAGAAGTCAAAAATCTTAGCTATTTTTATAAAGAGCGGAATGTACTTAATCAAATATCCTTTACTGTTGAAGGTAGTCAGTTACTATGTATATTAGGCCCTAATGGAGCAGGAAAAAGTACTATGTTTAAGTGTATACTGCAGTTATTGAAAGGGTATAAGGGCGAAATTTTATTAGATGGAAAAAACTTGAAGGATTATAAAATTAAGAATCTAGCAAGAAAAATAGCCTATATTCCTCAATCTCACAATCCTGTATTTAGTTATTCTGTTGCTGAAATGGTACTGATGGGAACAACATCACAAATTTCACCTATGTCTAAACCTACTAAAAAACAGCTACAAACAGTTGAAGAATCTTTAGACAAAATAGGAATTTCCTATTTAAAAGATAGGAGTTTTGTAAATTTAAGTGGAGGAGAAAGACAATTAGTACTTATTGCGAGAGCCTTAGCTCAAAATGCAAAGATACTTATTATGGATGAACCAACATCTGATTTGGATTATGGTAATCAAATCAGAGTATTAAATACAGCAAAAGAATTAACAAAGGATGGATATATAATAATTCAATCAACACATAATCCAGACCAAGCCTTTTTATATGCAGATAGGGTTTTAGCTTTATATAATCATGAAATATTAGCCTTTGGTGTACCTAAGTATATAATTAATTCTGGTCTAATAAAAAAACTCTACAATGTAGATGTAGAATTAAACAGCTTATATGATGATAAAATCAGAATCTGCATACCAAAAAGTGTAACTATATAATTTATTTAAGGGGGATAAAATGAAAAAGAAATTATTATCATTGTTATTAGTGCTAGTTTTAGCAATAACATCTTTAGTTGGATGTACATCATCAAATGATGATGCTAAAGGTGAAAAAGAGGATAAAAAAACATCCGAAACAGTAATGTTTACTGATTCAGTAGGAAGAAAAGTTGAGATTCCAACAAATATTAAAAAAGTAGCGCCTTCAGGAAGTTTAGCACAAATTGTACTATTTTCAGTATCACCAGATAAGTTAGTTGGATTATCAGGAGAGTGGGCAAATGATGCAAAGGAATATATAGATGAAAAATATACTAACCTTCCTGTCTTTGGTCAATTTTATGGTAAGGACGATTTAAATATGGAAGCCCTTGCAGCAGCAAATCCACAAGTAATTATAGATATAGGAGAGAAAAAAGGTAGTGCAAAAGAAGATTTAGATGCCATACAAGAACAAACTGGAATACCAACTATATTTATAGAAGCTACGACTGCTAACATGTCAGAATGTTACACTAAGCTAGGAGAGATTTTAAATGTAGAAGATAATGCAAAAGTATTAGCGGATTACTGCAAAACTACTTATGATACGACTGCAGAAACTATGAAAAAAATAGGTGATAAGAATAAAGTAAATCTTGCCTATTGTGTAGGAGATACAGGAACAAGTGTAATTGCAGAAGGGTCTTTCCACTCTGAAATTATTAATATACTTGCAAATAATGTTGCAAAACTTGATGACCCATCAAGTAAAGGTAATGGAAATGAAGTATCATTAGAACAACTATACTTATGGAATCCAGATGTGATAGTATTTGCACCACAGAGTATATACAGTAAAGTAGGAAGTCAAGTTGAATGGCAAAAAATAAGTGCTATATCTAGTGGTAAATACTATGAAGCACCAAGCACTCCATATAATTGGATGGGATTCCCTCCATCTGTAAATAGATATATGGGTATGATTTGGTTATCTGAAATACTTTATCCAGAGAATTTTAATTATGATTTAAAAGAAAAAACAAAAGAATTTTACAAGCTATTCTATCATGTTGATTTAAATGATGAACAATATAACAAATTAACTAAAAACGCTATTAAATAGTATATAGGTATAAAGTTACTAAATAATGTATAGACGCAAAATTATTAAATAATATATAGACGTAAATTAGAAGAAAGTAGGATTTTACCTACTTTCTTT
This sequence is a window from Clostridioides difficile. Protein-coding genes within it:
- a CDS encoding ABC transporter ATP-binding protein, coding for MILEVKNLSYFYKERNVLNQISFTVEGSQLLCILGPNGAGKSTMFKCILQLLKGYKGEILLDGKNLKDYKIKNLARKIAYIPQSHNPVFSYSVAEMVLMGTTSQISPMSKPTKKQLQTVEESLDKIGISYLKDRSFVNLSGGERQLVLIARALAQNAKILIMDEPTSDLDYGNQIRVLNTAKELTKDGYIIIQSTHNPDQAFLYADRVLALYNHEILAFGVPKYIINSGLIKKLYNVDVELNSLYDDKIRICIPKSVTI
- a CDS encoding ABC transporter substrate-binding protein, yielding MKKKLLSLLLVLVLAITSLVGCTSSNDDAKGEKEDKKTSETVMFTDSVGRKVEIPTNIKKVAPSGSLAQIVLFSVSPDKLVGLSGEWANDAKEYIDEKYTNLPVFGQFYGKDDLNMEALAAANPQVIIDIGEKKGSAKEDLDAIQEQTGIPTIFIEATTANMSECYTKLGEILNVEDNAKVLADYCKTTYDTTAETMKKIGDKNKVNLAYCVGDTGTSVIAEGSFHSEIINILANNVAKLDDPSSKGNGNEVSLEQLYLWNPDVIVFAPQSIYSKVGSQVEWQKISAISSGKYYEAPSTPYNWMGFPPSVNRYMGMIWLSEILYPENFNYDLKEKTKEFYKLFYHVDLNDEQYNKLTKNAIK